In Oryza sativa Japonica Group chromosome 3, ASM3414082v1, one DNA window encodes the following:
- the LOC4332978 gene encoding probable F-actin-capping protein subunit beta isoform X2: protein MEAAMDLMRRMPPGRAETALNALLSLIPDHSLDLLSQVCMDKESVKEYILCEYNRDADSYRSPWSNKYDPPLEDGTVPSEEMRNLEVEANDVFSVYRDQYYEGGISSVYIWEDEDESFIACFLIKKDGEGKRGHMQIGSWDAIHVIQVGPEEEGAAHYCLNSTVMLSLTTDNKQSGTFNLSGSIRRQMSMTLAVADGHLVNMGKMIEEMEGKLRNSLDQVYFGKTREMVCTLRPPPEVLNRRLPDS from the exons atgGAGGCGGCGATGGATCTGATGCGGCGGATGCCGCCGGGGAGGGCGGAGACGGCGCTGAACGCGCTGCTCTCCCTCATCCCCGACCACTCCCTCGACCTCCTCTCCCAG GTTTGCATGGACAAGGAGAGCGTGAAGGAATACATCCTATGCGAGTACAACCGTGACGCTGACTCCTACAG GTCTCCTTGGTCAAACAAATACGATCCTCCTTTGGAAGATGGAACAGTTCCCTCCGAAGAGATGAGGAATCTTGAAGTTGAGGCAAATGATGTTTTCTCTGTCTACCGTGACCA GTATTACGAAGGTGGCATCTCTTCTGTGTATATTTGGGAGGATGAAGATGAGAGTTTTATTGCATGCTTCTTAATAAAGAAAG ATGGAGAAGGAAAAAGAGGGCACATGCAGATTGGTTCATGGGATGCTATTCATGTCATTCAG GTTGGTCCTGAAGAAGAAGGAGCAGCGCATTACTGCTTGAACAGCACTGTGATGCTATCATTGACAACAGATAACAAGCAATCTGGAACTTTCAACTTGTCGGGATCAATCAGGCGGCAG ATGAGTATGACTCTTGCTGTGGCAGATGGGCACCTGGTTAATATGGGAAAAATGATAGAAGAAATGGAGGGCAAGCTCAGAAATTCGTTGGACCAG GTTTATTTTGGGAAGACCAGAGAGATGGTTTGCACGCTTCGGCCACCACCCGAAGTATTAAACAGGAGGCTACCTGACAGCTGA
- the LOC4332979 gene encoding co-chaperone protein p23-1 isoform X2, which translates to MSRHPSTKWAQRSDKVFLTIELPDARDVKLNLKPEGQFIFSAKGPADDTPYELDLELFDAVNVEESKAAVAARSICYLIKKAESKWWPRLLKKEGKPPVFLKVDWDKWQDEDDEDIGLGDFGDMDFSKLGMGGPDDDLEDDDEDDTADSANKAC; encoded by the exons ATGAG TCGCCACCCGAGCACTAAGTGGGCGCAGAGGTCCGACAAGGTGTTCTTGACGATCGAGCTGCCCGATGCCAGGGATGTGAAGCTCAACCTGAAGCCTGAGGGCCAGTTCATCTTCTCGGCGAAGGGCCCTGCCGACGACACCCCTTATGAGCTTGATCTTGAGCTCTTTGATGCTGTGAATGTTGAG GAGAGCAAGGCAGCTGTTGCGGCAAGGTCCATATGCTATCTTATCAAGAAAGCAGAGAGCAAGTGGTGGCCTAGGCTGCTGAAGAAGGAAGGCAAGCCACCTGTGTTCCTCAAGGTTGATTGGGATAAGTGGCAAGATGAGGATGATGAAGACATTGGGC TTGGTGACTTCGGTGATATGGACTTCTCG AAGCTGGGCATGGGAGGTCCTGATGATGATCTTGAGGACGATGACGAAGATGACACGGCTGACAGTGCTAACAAAG CATGTTGA
- the LOC4332977 gene encoding uncharacterized protein codes for MAAAAAGGDGEAAVMRAEVAALRLRVQELERENQRLGKIASRCTCGSSKDDSAASSPVVSESLSSSKQEPQKNVKSHCRGCQVGVVSHCPKRLIALKIMYFGQRFYGFASEAHTEPTVESEIFKALERAKLLVGSRKESCYSRCGRTDKGVSATGQVISLFLRSNIKDAKLDVLDNKSEIDYVKVLNRILPHDIRVIGWCPVAGDFLARFSCLGREYKYLFWKGDLNISEMQKAALKFIGEHDYRNFCKMDAANVSNYRRHITDFNISAYDQRSNYDELWAITIKGSAFLWHQVRCMVAVLFLIGQGLETPCIVDSLLDITKTPRKPQYKMASEIPLILRSCLFDEVNFMCSSEASQALIEHLKDEYHQYMLQAAIFCEALSCLCSPEPDPFEPRHKKRNHIPLMSRQTEPSYEERIAKVKTKSACSV; via the exons atggcggcggcggcggcgggaggcgatgGTGAGGCGGCGGTGATGCGGGCGGAGGTCGCCGCGCTCCGGCTCCGCGTACAG GAGTTGGAGAGGGAGAACCAGAGGCTGGGTAAGATTGCTTCGAGATGCACCTGCGGCAGCTCCAAG GACGACAGTGCTGCTTCCTCTCCAGTAGTTAGTGAAAGTTTGTCCAGCAGTAAACAAGAACCACAGAAGAACGTAAAGTCACAT TGTAGAGGTTGCCAAGTGGGGGTTGTAAGTCACTGCCCAAAGCGATTAATTGCTCTGAAAATCATGTACTTTGGTCAGAG ATTTTATGGCTTTGCTTCAGAAGCCCACACAGAGCCTACAGTTgag TCTGAGATATTTAAAGCACTTGAAAGGGCGAAGCTTCTGGTTGGAAGTAGGAAAGAATCATGTTATTCTAGGTGTGGAAGAACTGATAAGGGGGTTTCTGCTACTGGACAG GTAATTTCCTTATTTCTGCGATCCAACATAAAAGATGCCAAATTGGATGTACTAGACAACAAATCTG AAATTGATTATGTAAAAGTATTGAATAGAATCCTTCCACACGATATACGTGTAATTGGCTGGTGTCCCGTTGCAGGAGATTTTCTTGCAAG ATTCTCTTGTTTGGGCAGGGAATATAAGTACCTGTTTTGGAAGGGCGACTTGAATATATCG GAAATGCAGAAGGCTGCATTAAAATTCATTGGCGAACATGACTACAGGAATTTCTGTAAGATGGATGCAGCAAACGTGAGTAACTACAGGCGACATATTACAGATTTTAATATTTCAGCCTATGACCAAAG GTCTAACTATGATGAGCTGTGGGCCATCACAATCAAGGGGAGTGCCTTCCTGTGGCATCAAGTTCGCTGCATGGTAGCTGTGCTATTTCTTATTGGTCAAGGTCTTGAGACACCATGT ATAGTTGATTCATTATTGGATATTACCAAAACTCCTAGAAAACCTCAATACAAGATGGCATCAGAGATTCCATTGATTCTGCGATCCTGTCTGTTTGATGAGGTCAACTTTATGTGTTCATCAG AGGCCAGTCAAGCTTTGATTGAGCACTTGAAAGATGAATATCATCAGTATATGCTCCAGGCTGCAATATTTTGTGAGGCATTGTCCTGTTTATGTTCTCCAG AGCCTGATCCATTTGAACCTCGTCACAAGAAGAGGAATCATATTCCTCTAATGTCACGACAAACAGAAC CTTCGTATGAGGAACGGATAGCAAAGGTCAAAACAAAGTCAGCTTGTAGTGTGTAG
- the LOC4332978 gene encoding probable F-actin-capping protein subunit beta isoform X1, which translates to MEAAMDLMRRMPPGRAETALNALLSLIPDHSLDLLSQVDLPLQVCMDKESVKEYILCEYNRDADSYRSPWSNKYDPPLEDGTVPSEEMRNLEVEANDVFSVYRDQYYEGGISSVYIWEDEDESFIACFLIKKDGEGKRGHMQIGSWDAIHVIQVGPEEEGAAHYCLNSTVMLSLTTDNKQSGTFNLSGSIRRQMSMTLAVADGHLVNMGKMIEEMEGKLRNSLDQVYFGKTREMVCTLRPPPEVLNRRLPDS; encoded by the exons atgGAGGCGGCGATGGATCTGATGCGGCGGATGCCGCCGGGGAGGGCGGAGACGGCGCTGAACGCGCTGCTCTCCCTCATCCCCGACCACTCCCTCGACCTCCTCTCCCAGGTCGACCTCCCGCTCCAG GTTTGCATGGACAAGGAGAGCGTGAAGGAATACATCCTATGCGAGTACAACCGTGACGCTGACTCCTACAG GTCTCCTTGGTCAAACAAATACGATCCTCCTTTGGAAGATGGAACAGTTCCCTCCGAAGAGATGAGGAATCTTGAAGTTGAGGCAAATGATGTTTTCTCTGTCTACCGTGACCA GTATTACGAAGGTGGCATCTCTTCTGTGTATATTTGGGAGGATGAAGATGAGAGTTTTATTGCATGCTTCTTAATAAAGAAAG ATGGAGAAGGAAAAAGAGGGCACATGCAGATTGGTTCATGGGATGCTATTCATGTCATTCAG GTTGGTCCTGAAGAAGAAGGAGCAGCGCATTACTGCTTGAACAGCACTGTGATGCTATCATTGACAACAGATAACAAGCAATCTGGAACTTTCAACTTGTCGGGATCAATCAGGCGGCAG ATGAGTATGACTCTTGCTGTGGCAGATGGGCACCTGGTTAATATGGGAAAAATGATAGAAGAAATGGAGGGCAAGCTCAGAAATTCGTTGGACCAG GTTTATTTTGGGAAGACCAGAGAGATGGTTTGCACGCTTCGGCCACCACCCGAAGTATTAAACAGGAGGCTACCTGACAGCTGA
- the LOC4332976 gene encoding uncharacterized protein: MAATSARSVAWQWLAVAAAVAAASLIGGTPAEARRGGKESIGFYELRRGEFSVVVTNWGATILTVNLPDKNGHIDDVVLGYKDIGSYVNDTTYFGALVGRVANRIAGGRFTVKGHAFHTYKNDGKNTLHGGHRGFNQVFWSVRERATGHFPYITFYYRSYDGEQGFPGALDVLVTYKIDGDYSFSVTMYARPVDDGKPTPVNLAQHTYWNLRGHGNGTILDHSVQIFASAVTPVGAGLIPTGAVSPVSGTPFDFRAPAPPGARIADVPGGGYDINYVLDGEADGQGVRKAAVVSEPTSGRVLELWSDQPGLQFYTGNFLKGDEGKGGARYVKHGGLCLETQDYPDAVHNAKFPTEIYRKGQEYKHYMLYKFSLAKK, from the exons ATGGCGGCGACGAGCGCCAGGAGCGTGGCGTGGCAATGgttggccgtggcggcggcggtggcggcggcgtctctgatcggcggcacgccggcggaggcgaggaggggagggaaggagtCCATCGGTTTCTACGAGCTGCGTCGGGGCGAGTTCTCCGTCGTCGTCACCAACTGGGGCGCCACCATCCTCACCGTCAACCTCCCCGACAAGAACG GGCACATTGATGACGTCGTTCTTGGCTACAAAGATATTGGATCTTACGTG AATGACACGACCTACTTCGGGGCGCTGGTGGGGCGGGTGGCGAACCGGATCGCCGGCGGGAGGTTCACGGTGAAGGGGCATGCGTTCCACACGTACAAGAACGACGGCAAGAACACGCTCCACGGCGGCCACCGCGGGTTCAACCAGGTGTTCTGGTCGGTCCGGGAGAGGGCCACCGGCCACTTCCCCTACATCACCTTCTACTACCGGAGCTACGACGGCGAGCAGGGCTTCCCGGGCGCCCTCGACGTGCTCGTCACCTACAAGATCGACGGCGACTACTCCTTCAGCGTCACCATGTACGCCCGCCCCGTCGACGACGGCAAGCCCACGCCGGTCAACCTCGCCCAGCACACCTACTGGAACCTCCGCGGCCACGGCAACGGCACCATCCTCGACCACTCCGTCCAGATCTTCGCGTCGGCGGTCACCcccgtcggcgccggcctcATCCCCACGGGAGCCGTCTCGCCCGTCTCCGGCACGCCGTTCGACTTCCGCGCCCCCGCGCCGCCCGGCGCGCGCATCGCCGACGTCCCCGGCGGCGGGTACGACATCAACTACGTGCtcgacggcgaggccgacggGCAGGGCGTGCgcaaggcggcggtggtgagcGAGCCCACCTCGGGGCGCGTGCTGGAGCTGTGGTCCGACCAGCCCGGGCTGCAGTTCTACACGGGCAACTTCCTCAAGGGCGACGAGGGCAAGGGCGGCGCGCGCTACGTGAAGCACGGCGGACTCTGCCTCGAGACGCAGGACTACCCGGACGCCGTCCACAACGCCAAGTTCCCCACCGAGATCTACCGCAAGGGCCAGGAGTACAAGCACTACATGCTCTACAAGTTCTCTCTCGCCAAGAAGTAG
- the LOC4332979 gene encoding co-chaperone protein p23-1 isoform X1 — MSRHPSTKWAQRSDKVFLTIELPDARDVKLNLKPEGQFIFSAKGPADDTPYELDLELFDAVNVEESKAAVAARSICYLIKKAESKWWPRLLKKEGKPPVFLKVDWDKWQDEDDEDIGLGDFGDMDFSKLGMGGPDDDLEDDDEDDTADSANKDDEDIKAEGSGEQEAAGEAKP; from the exons ATGAG TCGCCACCCGAGCACTAAGTGGGCGCAGAGGTCCGACAAGGTGTTCTTGACGATCGAGCTGCCCGATGCCAGGGATGTGAAGCTCAACCTGAAGCCTGAGGGCCAGTTCATCTTCTCGGCGAAGGGCCCTGCCGACGACACCCCTTATGAGCTTGATCTTGAGCTCTTTGATGCTGTGAATGTTGAG GAGAGCAAGGCAGCTGTTGCGGCAAGGTCCATATGCTATCTTATCAAGAAAGCAGAGAGCAAGTGGTGGCCTAGGCTGCTGAAGAAGGAAGGCAAGCCACCTGTGTTCCTCAAGGTTGATTGGGATAAGTGGCAAGATGAGGATGATGAAGACATTGGGC TTGGTGACTTCGGTGATATGGACTTCTCG AAGCTGGGCATGGGAGGTCCTGATGATGATCTTGAGGACGATGACGAAGATGACACGGCTGACAGTGCTAACAAAG ATGATGAAGACATTAAGGCAGAGGGGAGCGGGGAACAGGAAGCTGCTGGTGAAGCGAAGCCGTGA
- the LOC107275511 gene encoding E3 ubiquitin-protein ligase Os06g0535400, with protein MDDDGGAGRDGILAFAHQLARQAAFLLQASNDLLASLLQSTSRGGGGADILSFANQLARQAGAFLQDSNDILASLLQSTSRGASAGAAAASDEAIQALKDVGGGDVDGGGQKLDCAICLNHDDPSASAAAGWKEMPCGHRFHGGCLEKWLRMHGTCPMCRHQMPAAEVVEGAASEVTTSEPLLLIARVRRSGDGGNEEEHYHYYLYEIRVQYSTNVEINP; from the coding sequence atggacgacgacggcggcgcgggccgCGACGGCATCCTAGCGTTCGCGCACCAGCTGGCCAGGCAAGCCGCGTTCCTACTTCAAGCCTCCAACGACCTACTCGCATCGCTTCTTCAGTCCacctcgcgcggcggcggcggcgccgacatccTATCGTTCGCGAATCAGCTGGCCAGGCAAGCCGGCGCGTTCCTCCAAGACTCCAACGACATACTGGCATCGCTTCTGCAGTCCACCTCGCGCGGCGCttccgctggcgccgccgccgcctcggacGAGGCGATCCAGGCGCTCAAggacgtgggcggcggcgacgtcgacggcggcgggcagaAGCTGGACTGCGCGATCTGCCTCAACCACGACGATCCGtcagcgtcggcggcggcggggtggaagGAGATGCCGTGCGGGCACCGGTTCCACGGCGGGTGCCTGGAGAAGTGGCTGCGCATGCACGGCACGTGCCCCATGTGCCGCCACCagatgccggcggcggaggtggtggagggggCGGCTTCGGAGGTGACCACGTCGGAGCCGCTCCTGCTGATAGCGCGCGTACGccgctccggcgacggcggcaatgAAGAGGAGCATTACCATTACTATCTTTACGAAATACGAGTACAGTACTCCACCAATGTCGAAATTAACCCTTAA